The stretch of DNA ATTCAAGGTGATATCTTAAATGGAAACAatatttgtttacttttaagaTTATTTCACAGTGAACATCTGTCATAATGTCAAATGGGAAGTGAATGATgttaatgacaaaaacaatggactggtttaaagatattttttaaaaagtgtctcCGGGGTTTTGCAATTCGTTTCTTAGTCACAATTTCTCCTGCTTTGAGGAATGCGTTCGCACGGAACAGAATACACTGCTGTGTTTAAGAACTGGTTCGCTAATAAAAATACGTTTTCCATGCATGTCGTCGCCATCTTTCACCGCAATATACTTCAAGCAATTAACGGGTCAATAACGCGATGCTCGCTTTGCACCTCTATCCTAGTAATGTAAATTGACAGATGCGCTATTTTACAAACAGTTTGGCGCCTCTGGGTCGATGCAGCTCTGTTACTGGTCACGTGACTTTCTTAAAGCGGTACGCGCACTGACACCGAGTTTGCCGAGGGAGCTTGATGCCCTCATCGCATCTGGGTCGCCCGACCCATCACTACTGCGAACCAATTAATATTAGGCAGCAGCCGGGAATATGCCctcgggccgtagtttgcaTGCCCCTAATCTAAGACACCTCCAGGTGCTGGCAGACGGGTAAGAAATGCATTCTAATAATAACTGTTTAACTTCTGAATATTGGCATCATTCAGACATTTACCGTGCGACACTGTCTCAAAAGTTAAACTACAATTGTATGTATAATGGCTAAGTGGTCATTATGATCTTCATTGTCCACTAGATGACGCACCCGTCTTTCTGTTAGGTATTTGCGCATGTGCAAAACATCGcataacaacaaacatggcagcCTCCTGCACCGTCGTTAGTTCAGCTTACAAAGGTAAactgtagtttgcatgttttaactTATCTCTGCAACATCACTTTCAGACACGTATATTCATACATTTCTTCCTTTGGCTAATGAACAATATCAATTTTGTTCTCTATCCAATTGGAAACCCCTTTCTCTACTGATATAACTTTACAGACAGGATACATACTGCAAAATTAGAATGTACtaggtttttaatttaaatttacagCTAAAAAACAGCgttcaaaaaagaaatgaaataacaGAAAACATAATAACCAAAACATTGACCACTGGTTTAACTAGACAAGATAAAGGAAAAGGTAAAGGAACACGGGGTTCAGTGTGTCCtccgcctttggcccggagacagctgggattggctccattaTCTTGGCCACCTTGCATTTTCATCACCACAAGAGCCAAATGTCcattttcatacctgtcaacctcgaaccatttgtgatcttaccaaattttgttttcgcccttacatatatgtataaatacatggaaaatcttaccactttacttttttgtaaaaaatcacgaacaacaagtgaaaatgaaagtaaacataaacaagggaacaggaaacggaaatcacatggtgaaagtgttacaaaacgaaatgtttatcatgatcttttttttttagccaatcagaggcgccggtacatatatcacttggcagacatgcgttttttagccaatcagaggcgccggtacatatatcacttggcagacatgcgtttccgggaagaaacaatggcggatggtgaaaaatggctagaaagtgccttaatttatttttttttctcaaaatcaccgtttagcgtaccattttcatgtgtacagcgtaccaatataaaaatgggctttcagttgtaccaattacggcgagaacgtaccagttgacaggtatgcattttcaatgaaaaaaaaatgctttacatTGGTTAAAAGAATTTATTTATGGTCTATGGAAGAGAAATTGACTGAAAATATTTGAtattgctaaaaatatgatgtgttgccaaataaataatataataattgtaCTGTCATTTATAAATTCTTCAAATGTGTTGCATGCTCCGGTATAcctactattttattttttttaaataaaaaaactaccaTTGGAACAGCGTCATGCTGACTCATTGTGAAAACTCAACATTTAGTAGCAATGTTGTTCAAGttacttttaaaaagtaaatactaATTGTTACTTCTATGAAAAAGTAATCAAATTGCATTGTTACAATTAAGAAAGTTACTACATTACTTaacataagaaaaacaaaaaatatgaaacattaatTGGCATGCTACCAATAGTACTTGAGTATAACACATAACTAGTTACTTTAAAAGTCACACTAGTAATGTAAAAAACAATACTAGTAATGCATAGTTGTTCGTTTCTTGCTCTTTATTCTACTAATGCgcaaaattgtcatcaatttACAATCAAGGATGtcaaatacattcaaaatgaCTTACAATAAAATTCATGTAAGGCATGTAAAGTCAAACATTTATAGGGAAGTGTCCTCCTTATTTTCCATTCACCAGGTACAGCTCTTGTTCCCCGTGGTCAGTGGTTTGTTACGAGTTTCCTTTCACCGATTCAGCCCCAGTGTTTGAGGTCGCAGACCACATCTTTTTGCAGTCCTGCAACAGAGGCACAGCAGAAGAACAAGGGCAGCAGTGGGGTGGCGGACAAAGAAAGTGATATCGAGGGTCCGGAGTACATTCCTCTTAAAAAGGCCAAGAATCCCATGATGAAAATTGGCTATGCATGGTAAGTTCATATACCAAGGAAGTCCATGTAACTGAGTCCTATTGTCATTTGATACCCAACTAAAAAACTCCCGCCCACTCACTGTACATGGTGGCTCTATTGTTTACCAGTTTCTGTTTTGCCCCAAAAACTACTAAGAAATGGTAACCCGATACGCCTAATTGATTATTTCATACATCCACCGTGAATATGTTAAATATattgatgcatgtttttgagatgtgggaggaaaccggagtacagtCACACCTTgtgatacgagcttaatgcattccggggctgagtttgtattttgatttactcgtatctcaaatcaatgtttcccctagaaatgaactaaatacatattaatttgttcccaccctctggaaaaacatcaaaaacaggatattacaatggaaaaaacatttttgttggttATAATTCAACATCTACTAGCAGACTATAACTAGTGGTTAGGATGTTTAAtcataaaatgagacattattcaatACAATGCAGAGTTAGCGGCTGGGAAAGAGATAGACTTCACGGATACGCTCGTAACccaacaaactttaaatttaacttaaatgaacttcaattcgtaaacacacacaattaaagaaagttttaatcttacattaCACTAAATATAAACCTTGCGCAATAATCAAGGCAATGAGGTTAATATATTCCACAGTGGCTTTCGAGGCGAACGTTCTGCTTCTTCATACGTATTAATGATCCAGCTcagtgcttaatatcgattgtcatcatatgccTTTTCTTCGCAGTATCCGTCATTGCACTGGCTGGCTTTACacccattgtgtttcccttaattctgcactgactaacgcaaaaaaacacGGATAAAATCCAACGCCCCGCTAAGTGCTTGTAGAGATTTttgcacgagggagatgcggcgatAAAGACTGaactgaaatcataagcagccaCTCGCGTCTGCTCGtacctcaaaatttgtctcgtatgtcAAGTGTTAGATTtgtcaataattatactttagtataattataaaacaatgcaggcagacatctgattcaattattgacatttaattaaattggcatTTCTGATGATCAACTTGCAAGTGAGAATACATTCCGACATCGTCTCTGCCACGAATAATTCTACCGTGCGGTAATTTCTCCTGCCACTTTAATGCCATAAATCAAagcaattacaaggttattaaTTAATCCAAATGTGAATGCTAAAACAACACCTGCAACAATCatagcatatcaggtattcaataataacaattaagcaTGTACTATTGACGGTCAATCATCACAAAATGGATGTGACTGGTAAAATTCTAGGCTCAAAATGCTTCAGCATTCCTCTCAAAGTAATCATCACCATGTAGTTACACACATTGGGCAGCCACCATGATAGCATTAGGCTGTGCTGGTAAAATAGATCGAGTGACAAATAAAGACAGGAATAGGTTTTTGGGacaaatgtattgtattattcTACAATATGTATGCATTTATACACTGAACATCGTTAATTAGGACATGGCTATCAATTGGTGCTTAGATTGCTTTTGCTATGCTTCTGAATTGACCCACACCAAATCGCAAACTATTGTAGCTGAATACATGCTGGTGTGCTGTATTTATTGTATGTTGGGTGAGGTATTTCCTCTGGTAACATGGTTGTCCTTATCACACTGCTGCATGCATTTTCTCTCCCTTGCCTCCGACCAGGATGATTGGCCTCCCTACTGGTATTATTGGCTTCCTGCTGGCCAAGAGACAAGTGGACAAGAACCGTTTAAAGCAACTGAAAATTCGACAGAGGATGCGACGGTCAAATGAGGGAGATTACGAAGGAAGCCGCTACTGCCAAACTGCAGAGACTGTTAAACTTGATCAGTAATGCATTTAACCTCTTGTACTACTGTTCAAGATGGGATGTAAATAAGAGGGACTGTTCCTCCCTAAACATGGGAGTCACACTACTCAATCACTCTCTTACATTGTcatgcagggaaaaaaaacaggaatagaAAAATATACTGTGTAAATTAATTTTTGAGTGCAAAGAAAATTCTATGCTAATTTAACTACCATAGAATATTTGTGATACACAAAGCTCACAATGACACTACTATTTATTGTGTATGAAAAGCCAGAAAACAATtgtttccagaacttttttcaccTGAAACTttagtagagcagtactttatatgtaaattgacTAATTCGTTTCACCGTCCtaacacaactaccaactaaactaaaaaaaattgagaaaattgtaaaaaaaatatttatcaatgCCCTTAAATGAATGAAGCATTTGAAAATGTGCCTTGCACCACTGAAATAGTTCCCCCACGGCCGTTATACCGGAAGACGTAATACCCGTGTTTGTCTGCCATATGGCGGGAAGAGTCCGATCCACAATGGTGGAAAGCCGtatactttgtagtacattttagactttcacGTGTGCCCTGTGTGCGTGTCTCTGTTTGACAATGTGCCGCGTTACATTCGTATGGGTATTAACCacttaaggggaattgcaatacTTAATAAAGGGGAGAATTTAGGTGGACAAGTATATAacagaatcttgaaacatggatagtgattgttatgagacagccaattgaattgatttgaaagcttttattgtcattatatcaGATAGAATGAGTcatgaaatgagagcccagtagagggtagAGAGggctaaagtgagaatcaatgcatgcgcaacaatattttcaaaataaaatagcggatgagaaaatgcatttactttttgggggatttcgtaacttggatctttttcgtatctcgaaccactcatttgcatataaaaaaatcctaacctgaaaatgtcatactTAGAGGCATGACTATAATAATCGAGAGTTCACCAACTTCAGCTCAGCCTACATTCGGATGGAGGTAGTCATTTGAACAGAGCTTCTTAATTCGATCAGAGTTCAAAACCTTAAGTGTTGAAATCAAGGTATGAAACGCAAATTTCAGTTTATGAACGAGACCAGTGGTCAGAGTAGTCCTCATGAGTCTTATTTTCATGTGATTTAAATATTAAGGTTATCTTAAAAACTAATGAAGAGCTTGATCAAATCAAAATTTTTACTTAATTTTACAAAGGTTGCTGTTATTGTAAAGATGTACAAAATCTGTAGTTATATTCTccacacaaacatgcaaaaaagcaATTGAGACCTCGGTGTTAAAAATTTTCATAGGATGTAACAAATAAATTTGATTTCAGAGCATTTTTGGTTGCTGAACAAAAATTTACCTTTGGTGAATGTGACAAAATATGATACATAATGTATTGGATCAAGGCAACATcgaaaaatgtgtgtttacaagtatatatttattttaggtcTTACATACAAtaatactttgagatacgagcttaatgtgttccgggacagagcttgtatgtcaattcaCTCAGATCTCACATCaattttccccatttaaaataactaaagATAAGAACACCTAAAAATAGGATACCATaacagaaaaacatgtttttaattgttcaaaTTCACATTCGGTTCGCGACACTTGTGACACTATGTAACATATACTTTTAATTTAACGTAAATGATCTTAAATTActatacacttaaaaaaatttaatcttatgttggcgagccagctcagtcacggTTACACAACTCATGTTTTTCTATTGTTTAAATGCTTTATATCGATTGTCGATTataatcatacattttttttttacccctcatTAAACCGGCTTGCTTCGGACCCAATGGTTTTTCACctaattctgcactgattaatgcaaaaaatgccagtgctcatagatatctttACGCAACGAAGATCTGGCGAGAAAGACAGAGCGGTGCTGTTCTAATAAGCAGCCTGTCAAATACTTGGCCACCTGGCGGCCGCTTTGGAAACCATCTCATGTTCTCACATCTCTAATTAGTTTTGTTTCGCAGGGCAaaaatttgcttggaatttttcgTATGTTGGAAcatttgtatgtcaaggtattactgtccATATCCAGAGCTGCCAACGTCTCCGGAATTTTCTGAGTTTACCTGTACAAGTAAGACAAACTCTGGGACTCCTGACAACCTCCCTCTGGAAACCCCAAAAAACGTGTCactttttttgaagcaaccatttcagaGATGtatcaaatttccaatttaaatgcctggaaattcacaccatcgcgaCAGTTTCTACGTCTTACTTCtgcatttgattcaactgcaccgTAAACCGGATTAATTTGGTAACATGGGggcattttgactcatttgagAGTTAAATGTTCTGACAAATtattcgtcttgtgcgacttcagcgtaGCAATCGATTCGGAATTGCTAtcgctttaacattttcatttttgttttttttcgtaaGGGAAGTATTGGCTAAACtaccagtcttttgttttgaaacaaatcctatcattaGTTTGTTCATCAGTTGTTCTAAACTTCTAAAGTAAACAGGAGTACTACTCGGCACTGGTCATTCTTATCAATAAGCCGTCTCCAATAGGAccaacatttgcacattgcacaacttGAAAGTGCGACTAAAGTGACACATGgtggaattactgactgtaaaatgCACGTAGAAGGACTGAAACACAAAGATAAGCTTactttattcgagtataacgcaCAAAACACTAAAGCAAAATTCGGGTGCACGTTATACAGGAATCCCGGTGAAACACTGCCATCCGCCAGTGAAAAAGTCCCCAACCATCCGTTATAATGGGAGACGTACAAACTGTCTCTAGCCACCAGAAGGGGTGCAAGAGCCCGTTCTATTGGCCGGTGCACACCGAATaactcaagaagaatggaatccaTTGTTTGGTGagtctgatgatgatgacaaatcagacttttaaaatgtttaaatattatgaCGATGTATTACACTAAGAATttctgtgaataaatgttttgtcatggcgaTGTGTTCAGGATTTGCTATTTACCAGTACCCTTGGaatccttggtgtgagctgcgaaaaagaaaaaaaaatgtataccaatttttagtcacaaattgtGTGCACTTTATCCttgagtaaatatggtattttaattatgctgtactttttcaatagtttgcaaaaacaatatttcaagtAGCGTAAAAGCATAAGAAGTTTGAATTAAATTgtcctatgtattttttttttacattttatatcgattttgcgtgaatctCATTCACTCCGGAAAAACTCTAGAAATGATACCCCTGGAATGTGatgggaggttggcagctctgcaaatGGTTGCCTTTACAAATGAAAGTGTAAGTATTGAATTGAAAATGGCTAATGTAGGCTGCAATTTTTCAGAAAGCTGCCATCATTGAAAATCGTTTGGTTACCCCTGTTCTATCTAATGGCGCAACCTCATTAATTACTGAGTGTAGTTTacaaaggttttaaaaaaagggaaatcaacatgaatatttacatatttctataaatacattttccatttcCACAACATTAGTGGAAACATTCAATATACAATGCAAATTTTTAAGccctgggcttttttttttgtccatgggAAACATGTCGGTGCAAATTGCAGACGACGAGGGGAAATAAGTTGAATACTTTAAGATTTTATATTACAACTGGAGAAGACCGGCTGGCAAAAATGCACGTATCCCCAGAAAATATCTAGTAGTTAATGGATCTAACTATGTAACTATTCTGGTCAACCAACACCCATGAAAACACAGTTCAAAGTCCCGTAGAACAGTACAAGTAAAACCAAATCAACAACAGACATATTGGAGATTTTTGACCAGTAAAAGTGCATTTaggtaaaatacatataaatgtagTCTGCTTTTACTCTAAGCCAGAAAGAATGGCAACATTTGGATACTGCAATACCTTTTTGTATAAATGTAGAAACAAATTTCTAGCCGATTGTCTGGCAGAGTGACAACATTTCAAGTTCAGCCTTTTACGTAACAGCAATTTAGTGCAGCATGATTAAGATGATCTACATTCTAAAGTTATATGGAGTGGTGTGGCAAGGCATAAAACAGCATGATATATACATTTTCTGGAGCTCTGTTGACATGACTGTTCATGTGCCCCAACAGTGTTATTTGCTTGAACCAAAAATTTGCAACAGGAAAAGGAAGATCTGCACAATGTCGACATAAAGGGAAAGCGCACCGAACACATATTCCTCTGAACTAATGGAGTACTTCCTGTTGCCAATGAGGAGTTGCGTGTCATAAGCCAGAAACTGCAAAGAGAA from Stigmatopora nigra isolate UIUO_SnigA chromosome 9, RoL_Snig_1.1, whole genome shotgun sequence encodes:
- the LOC144201391 gene encoding uncharacterized protein LOC144201391; this encodes MAASCTVVSSAYKGTALVPRGQWFVTSFLSPIQPQCLRSQTTSFCSPATEAQQKNKGSSGVADKESDIEGPEYIPLKKAKNPMMKIGYAWMIGLPTGIIGFLLAKRQVDKNRLKQLKIRQRMRRSNEGDYEGSRYCQTAETVKLDQ